The Hyperolius riggenbachi isolate aHypRig1 chromosome 3, aHypRig1.pri, whole genome shotgun sequence genome window below encodes:
- the RINT1 gene encoding RAD50-interacting protein 1 → MDSCESERKTADSCNSDLERNNTNEKPDPLTCDLPFYVCEFVEKEVGNDFKSLKKVASLIEKITEEKKQLEEQVLTVSSEAPKRIQAALSNAEDTKSSLATLMEREATISESISKHLTDAAPWMEDLGVLIEQINEVERHLSYLKWISQIEEQSDNIQQHLMTNNVAEATNTLVSMAELAMKLQDSSCVHLLKFIRSTVHFWHKILKDKLTSDFEEVLNQLQWPFISPHQSPTPASSPSSSSGLSDVYANLESLFSQLLKLQISDELISKPKQMPEKFSLPSSPAIILPMQIMLSPLQKRFRYHFTGNRQTNVLSKPEWYFTQVLMWIGNHSKFLHERIQPILTRTGSSVNAKMEFTRGLVMLVLEKLSTDMPCLLYDDVLFCHLVDEILLFQRELHSAHGYPSSLPNCMHILSEDTFFQRWLTVERKLALEKMDSMLSSEAAWASQYKDISEVDEMKFPDCAETFMTLLLVITDRYKNLPTAEKKLKFLELQKDLVDDFRIRLTQVMKEESRALLGPKYCAILNAVNYIATVLGDWADNVFFLQLQQAALEVCTDITSSSKLQLGQLASMEISVFDDMINLLERLKNDMLSRQVEHVFREVKEATRMYKKERWLSLPSQSEQAVMSLSSTACPMLLALRDRLLQLEQQLCHTLFKTIWQMLAEKLDLYIYQDIILANHFNEGGAAQLQFDMVRNLFPLFSHYCKRPENYFKHVKEACIILNMGVGPALLLKDVLQSATQSLESSTLNSKVPSATAALNELGIYKLAPQDVEILFNLRTNWPNTGK, encoded by the exons ATGGATTCCTGTGAAAGTGAGAGAAAAACAGCTGATTCATGTAACAGTGATCTGGAGAGGAATAATACCAATGAAAAACCAGATCCGCTAACATGTGATCTTCCATTTTATGTGTGTGAGTTTGTGGAGAAGGAGGTTGGAAACGACTTTAAATCCCTAAAAAAGGTTGCCAGTCTTATTGAGAAAATAACAGAAGAGAAGAAACAGCTTGAAGAGCAA GTTCTTACTGTCTCTTCTGAGGCCCCAAAACGAATTCAGGCTGCTTTAAGCAATGCAGAAGACACCAAGTCCTCTCTTGCCACTCTTATGGAAAGAGAAGCCACTATCTCTGAATCAATTAGCAAACACCTGACGGATGCTGCACCATGGATGGAAGATTTAGGGGTCTTGATAGAACAAATCAATGAAGTGGAGCGACACCTATCTTACCTGAAGTGGATTTCACAAATAGAAGAGCAAAG TGATAATATCCAGCAACATCTTATGACCAACAACGTTGCTGAAGCAACAAATACCTTGGTTTCTATGGCAGAGCTGGCTATGAAGCTCCAGGATTCATCCTGTGTTCATCTGCTGAAATTTATACGATCCACTGTTCATTTCTGGCACAAAATTTTAAAGGATAAATTAACAAG TGATTTTGAGGAAGTATTAAACCAGTTACAGTGGCCTTTTATCAGTCCTCATCAGTCACCAACTCCAGCATCATCGCCATCGTCCTCATCTGGGCTCAGTGACGTTTACGCTAACTTGGAATCTCTTTTCTCTCAGCTCCTCAAACTTCAAATTTC AGATGAACTGATAAGTAAACCTAAACAGATGCCAGAGAAATTCTCCCTCCCATCCTCTCCTGCCATCATTCTTCCAATGCAGATTATGTTGTCACCTCTCCAGAAGAGGTTCCGTTATCATTTTACAGGGAACCGGCAGACCAATGTTTTAAGTAAG CCTGAGTGGTACTTTACCCAAGTACTTATGTGGATTGGGAACCATTCAAAATTTTTACATGAGAGGATTCAGCCGATTCTGACCAGGACAGGCTCCTCAGTGAATGCTAAA ATGGAGTTCACCCGTGGTCTTGTAATGCTGGTGCTTGAGAAGTTGTCCACTGATATGCCGTGTTTGCTGTATGATGATGTCCTTTTCTGTCATCTGGTGGATGAAATACTTTTGTTTCAAAGGGAGCTCCACTCAGCACATGGCTACCCAAGCAGCCTTCCAAACTGTATGCACATCCTGTCTGAAGACACCTTTTTTCAAAGATGGCTGACAGTGGAAAGGAAGC TGGCTCTAGAGAAGATGGACTCCATGCTGTCTTCAGAGGCTGCCTGGGCTTCACAGTACAAGGATATCAGTGAAGTGGATGAGATGAAATTTCCAGACTGTGCCGAAACATTTATGACTCTGCTGCTTGTCATCACAG ACAGGTATAAGAATCTGCCTACAGCAGAGAAGAAGCTGAAGTTTCTGGAACTCCAGAAAGACCTGGTTGATGACTTTAGGATTCGTCTTACTCAAGTAATGAAGGAAGAGAGTAGAGCTCTGCTAGGTCCCAAGTACTGTGCAATCCTTAATGCTGTTAACTATATAGCAACTGTGCTTGGTGACTGGGCTGATAATGTT ttctTCTTACAGTTGCAACAGGCTGCCCTGGAGGTTTGTACAGACATAACCTCTAGCAGTAAGCTTCAGCTGGGACAGCTGGCCTCTATGGAAATATCAGTGTTTGATGATATGATTAATCTGTTGGAGAGACTGAAAAATGACATGTTAAGCCGACAGGTAGAGCATGTCTTCAGAGAAGTCAAAGAAGCAACAAGGATGTACAAGAAAGAGAG GTGGCTGTCCCTGCCTTCACAATCTGAACAAGCAGTAATGTCCCTTTCCAGCACAGCCTGCCCTATGCTGCTGGCACTAAGAGACCGTCTTCTGCAACTGGAGCAACAACTCTGTCATACCTTGTTTAAAACTATTTGGCAAATGCTTGCAGAAAAGCTGGATTTGTATATATATCAAGAT ATTATCTTGGCCAATCACTTCAACGAAGGAGGAGCAGCACAACTGCAGTTTGATATGGTGCGGAATTTGTTTCCTTTGTTTTCACACTACTGCAAGAGGCCAGAGAACTACTTCAAGCA